A portion of the Suricata suricatta isolate VVHF042 chromosome 11, meerkat_22Aug2017_6uvM2_HiC, whole genome shotgun sequence genome contains these proteins:
- the LOC115272577 gene encoding olfactory receptor 51B5-like translates to MRPNDNSSFFLLTGFPGLEAAHHWISTPFFFIYISVLLSNSTLLLLIKEDYNLHEPMYYFLAMLAATDLGLTLTTMPTVLRVLWLDHRETGKVACFSQAYFIHSLAFVESGVLLAMAYDRFIAIRNPLRYTCILTNGQVLKIGLGVLMRGFVSVIPPILPLYFFPYCHSHVLSHAFCLHQDVIKLACADTTFNQLYPVVLVAFIFVLDSLIILFSYVLILKSVLRIASKEERAKTLNTCVSHICCVLVFYVTVIGLSLIHRFGKQVPHIVHLTMSYVYFLFPPLMNPIIYSVKTKQIQSSFLRLFTNHHHPSHRM, encoded by the coding sequence ATGAGGCCAAACGACAATTCCAGTTTCTTCCTGTTGACTGGTTTTCCAGGCTTGGAGGCAGCTCACCACTGGATTTCTACACCCTTCTTTTTCATCTACATCTCTGTCCTTTTAAGCAACAGTACCCTCCTCCTTCTCATTAAGGAAGATTACAATCTTCATGAGCCTATGTACTATTTCCTGGCCATGCTAGCAGCCACAGACTTAGGGTTGACCTTGACCACGATGCCTACAGTGCTCAGAGTCCTCTGGTTGGATCACAGGGAGACTGGAAAAGTAGCTTGTTTTTCTCAAGCCTACTTTATACACTCACTTGCCTTTGTAGAGTCTGGTGTTTTGCTCGCTATGGCTTATGATCGTTTTATTGCCATTCGCAACCCCCTTAGATATACCTGTATACTCACTAATGGTCAAGTGCTGAAAATTGGGCTGGGGGTTCTGATGAGGGGGTTTGTATCTGTTATCCCTCCAATcttgcccctttatttttttccctattgcCATTCCCATGTCCTCTCCCATGCATTCTGCCTTCATCAGGATGTCATCAAACTGGCCTGTGCTGACACCACCTTCAATCAACTGTATCCTGTTGTGCTTGTAGCCTTTATATTTGTGCTGGATTCTCTGATCATCCTCTTTTCCTATGTATTGATCCTCAAGAGTGTCCTGAGAATTGCCTCCAAAGAAGAGAGGGCCAAGACCCTCAACACCTGTGTCTCCCATATCTGCTGTGTCCTGGTTTTCTATGTCACAGTGATAGGATTGTCTCTGATTCATCGGTTTGGGAAGCAGGTTCCACATATTGTCCACCTCACTATGAGCTATGtatactttcttttccctccactaATGAATCCTATAATCTATAGTGTCAAGACCAAGCAGATTCAGAGCAGCTTTCTTCGCCTTTTTACTAACCATCACCATCCTTCACACAGAATGTGA